One region of Gossypium raimondii isolate GPD5lz chromosome 6, ASM2569854v1, whole genome shotgun sequence genomic DNA includes:
- the LOC105774738 gene encoding receptor-like protein 51 — translation MKPPPLFLLLLHLLLLLFIATNATKLTALSPTPSPTPPTTSKSSPSALDPKQIRALQSLNIPTTRDPCIQPSPHNATICDNSKPFRHLISLHLFNCSSDLSLSFTALKSLSSLHALSFTNCRASPIRFPSHLSLSLTSFSCIHSLRRLTGVWLSRFVNLTDLTVSYTSINTHGLYVILGNMHKLKTITICHANLTGSLPRHLHLNLTYIDLSNNKLIGKIPTSLTLLEDLEFLNLSSNGLNGVIPTEFGDLISLKNVSLASNSFSGSIPDSMSAIPGLVHVDLSNNQLNGTVPRFFSELKELKVLNLENNKLHGVLPFNASFIKRLDVLKVGGNGNLCYNHSVLSSKIKLGIAPCDKHGMAMLPPPSKESSSGDSESESSDYDYDDDGAEGANEKKGHHHGPNKVVLGVAIGLSSIVFLIVFLVLLSKWCR, via the coding sequence ATGAAACCACCACCactcttcctcctcctccttcaCCTCCTCTTACTTCTTTTCATCGCCACAAATGCCACCAAACTAACAGCACTCTCCCCTACTCCCTCCCCAACTCCACCCACCACTTCTAAGTCTTCCCCCTCTGCTCTAGACCCCAAACAAATACGAGCACTCCAATCCCTCAACATCCCCACCACCAGAGACCCTTGCATTCAACCCTCCCCTCACAACGCCACCATATGTGACAACTCCAAGCCCTTCCGCCACCTTATTTCCCTCCACCTCTTCAACTGCTCCTCCGACCTTTCCCTGTCCTTCACAGCTCTCAAGTCTCTCTCTTCCCTCCATGCCCTCTCTTTCACCAACTGCCGCGCCTCCCCCATCCGCTTCCCTTCccatctctctctttctttgaCTTCCTTCTCTTGCATTCACTCTCTCCGCCGCCTTACTGGGGTCTGGCTCTCTCGTTTCGTTAACCTTACTGATCTTACAGTTTCCTACACTTCAATTAACACTCACGGCCTTTATGTAATCCTTGGAAACATGCATAAGCTGAAGACTATCACCATTTGTCATGCTAATCTTACTGGGTCTCTTCCAAGGCACCTGCATCTGAATCTCACCTATATTGATTTATCCAACAACAAGCTCATAGGAAAGATACCAACTTCCCTTACGCTTCTTGAAGACCTTGAATTCTTGAATCTTTCTTCAAATGGGCTAAATGGGGTGATTCCCACCGAGTTTGGTGACTTGATATCCTTGAAAAATGTATCTTTGGCTTCCAATTCGTTTTCCGGGTCAATCCCAGATTCCATGTCAGCTATCCCAGGCTTGGTCCATGTTGATCTGAGTAATAACCAGTTAAATGGAACTGTTCCAAGGTTTTTCTCAGAGTTGAAAGAGCTAAAAGTCTTGAATCTTGAGAACAATAAGCTTCATGGGGTTTTACCTTTCAATGCTAGTTTCATAAAGAGATTGGACGTTCTCAAGGTTGGTGGGAATGGCAATTTGTGTTACAATCATTCTGTTTTGTCATCAAAAATAAAACTCGGGATTGCTCCTTGTGATAAGCATGGGATGGCGATGTTACCACCGCCTTCTAAGGAGTCGTCTTCGGGAGACAGTGAGAGTGAATCTTCAGATTATGATTATGATGATGATGGCGCTGAGGGTGCAAATGAGAAGAAGGGTCATCATCACGGACCAAATAAGGTTGTGCTTGGTGTTGCAATTGGCCTTTCTTCAATAGTCTTCCTTATTGTGTTCTTGGTTCTTCTTTCAAAATGGTGTCGTTGA